One genomic segment of Mastomys coucha isolate ucsf_1 unplaced genomic scaffold, UCSF_Mcou_1 pScaffold22, whole genome shotgun sequence includes these proteins:
- the LOC116071428 gene encoding tripartite motif-containing protein 60-like, whose translation MELAAELADLQADAHCPVCKEYFKNPVTMECGHKVCLSCISVSRNDLKGSVTCPSCHLNCPGRNILSNQPPGELTEVATLSPKRMSRRKEGKLSFREPQQISCPLRSLPPSYPSRFVWPMENATLCHRKQIDCYIKLWREMVEPVQKAIVAQRRGSLELRRRAEDRRAEMRSQYEQNRLFLQNEREKILGQLQNEEMDGLAKLNENLAKLSDHTSLLKSLLKDLKSQCVKSELALLASVKDCYERYTPLRQPEIALVKLKRYAYTLPLQYSDLDRIIKRFQVDVILDPETASYSLIVSKDKKTVTYGSLGLITYSPRRFCFVPAVLGSEGYSSGRQYWEVDVELKKEWILGVYREPFTRNMNEESNERFSVQDRLWGVGLENLKTYIVSGPKKIYIQPETPPNRIGIFLDSEMHEVSFYNLRDKSLLHMFSDCPWDTVWPYFYTGYDYMPLKICTVTDLK comes from the coding sequence ATGGAGCTTGCTGCAGAGCTGGCCGATCTTCAAGCAGATGCTCACTGTCCTGTCTGTAAAGAATACTTCAAGAACCCGGTGACCATGGAGTGTGGGCATAAAGTTTGTCTCTCCTGCATCAGTGTGTCCAGGAATGACCTAAAGGGTAGTGTAACCTGCCCTTCTTGTCATTTGAACTGTCCAGGAAGGAATATTTTGAGTAATCAGCCACCAGGTGAGTTGACTGAAGTTGCCACTCTGTCCCCCAAAAGAAtgagcagaaggaaagaaggaaagcttTCATTCAGAGAACCACAACAGATTTCCTGTCCACTGCGCAGCCTCCCCCCCAGTTACCCGAGTCGCTTTGTTTGGCCCATGGAGAATGCTACCCTCTGCCATAGGAAACAAATTGACTGTTACATTAAGCTGTGGAGGGAGATGGTGGAGCCAGTCCAGAAAGCAATTGTGGCACAAAGGAGAGGATCACTAGAACTGAGAAGAagagcagaagacagaagagcagaAATGAGGTCTCAATATGAACAGAATAGATTGTTTCTCCAGAATGAACGAGAGAAGATTCTTGGGCAATTACAAAATGAGGAGATGGATGGGTTAGCCAAATTAAACGAAAACCTAGCGAAATTATCAGATCACACCTCTTTATTAAAGAGTCTGTTGAAAGATCTCAAGAGCCAGTGTGTAAAATCAGAACTGGCATTGCTGGCAAGTGTTAAAGATTGTTATGAGAGATACACACCCTTAAGACAGCCTGAGATTGCCTTAGTAAAATTGAAAAGGTATGCCTACACGTTACCTCTACAGTATTCTGACTTAGACAGAATTATCAAGCGATTTCAAGTTGATGTAATTCTGGATCCTGAAACAGCAAGCTATAGTCTTATAGTCTCAAAGGATAAGAAAACTGTTACATATGGGAGTTTGGGGTTAATAACCTATAGCCCAAGAAGATTTTGCTTTGTCCCTGCTGTTCTAGGATCTGAGGGATATAGTTCTGGCAGACAATACTGGGAGGTTGATGTGGAACTGAAGAAGGAATGGATCCTGGGGGTCTATAGAGAGCCTTTTACCAGGAACATGAATGAAGAGTCCAATGAACGGTTCTCAGTGCAGGACAGATTATGGGGAGTTGGGCTAGAAAATTTGAAAACTTATATTGTATCGGGCCCTAAGAAAATCTATATTCAACCCGAAACACCACCTAATAGGATTGGGATTTTTTTAGACTCTGAAATGCATGAGGTTTCGTTTTACAATTTGAGGGATAAGTCCCTTCTGCATATGTTTAGCGACTGTCCTTGGGACACAGTTTGGCCTTACTTCTACACTGGGTATGACTACATGCCTCTGAAGATCTGCACAGTTACAGATCTTAAGTGA